CCAGCCAAAATATCAACAGATAGAGAGATAGCCCTGATTCTCTAGAGCGATTCGAAGTGCTTCCTGGAAGTAACTCAAGCGCTCCCAGAAATCATACCTTACATCCCCATCGGTTCCCCTCTCTTTCCAGAAATTCTCAATTTTTCTATTTCCTTTTTAAATCCTCTAGTTATACTTTTTCATAAGGGTTAAATCCCAGCTCATATATGTTCGAAAGTATTGGAAGAGCGAGTCATCTGGCTGGAAGGTGCTAGAAATTATAAAAACCACTATCGCCCGCTAAAGGCTCATCGTAAATAATGGATCGATCCTCATTTTCTATCCAAAAATTTATCTCACTACAGTCATGTGGCGTCTTTTCAGGCGGACGGGAATAAACGATAACTCGAAAACTTACAGTGGCCGGAACCCCCAATATGTTTGTCTTGAATCTGATAAAAATCAGTGATTCCATCTTATTGATCTGACTACTCCTCAAAACACGGTAGGCGCTTAGCGGCGCACCCAAGTAGTGGGAAGTGCGAGAGAATTGGTCATGGGCGCATTCAATGTTTTGACCACCGAAGTCAACTGCCTGACTACTCTTCAGAACGTGGCAGGTGAGGGGAAAAGCTGGCCCGTGTCGCGTGTTTCTGCGATGAAGTCACGTCAAAGCCAGTCCCCTTACGATCTCCTCCAGACTGCAACGCGGTCTGCCTTTCCACTGGATGTTCGCCGTCTGACGGTCTTGAGTGCCTTGGTGCTCACGATGATCCAAGCCCGCAGCGTCGTCCTGTACACACTGAAAAATCACGTTTCGTCGTCTGGGAGCCGAGCGATGCGGTCTCAGCGCCTGCTGCGCTTCGTCTGCTTTCAAGTACCAGACGGGTTGTTTGCCCGGTTTGCGCTGTCCTGCTGGCCGCCGGGTGACCTCGATCTGATTTGACCGCACGCATTGGAAACTCGGCACCCACGACCTCAACATCCTGCTCCTTTCAGCTGTATAGTCGTCAGCTTAAAGACGCTCCGTTAGCAGCCTAACGGCTTCAGTCCACCCGTATGTTTGCGCTAAATCTGCTGCACTTTTGCCTTGATCATCGCGGAGTTCTGGGTCTGCACCGTGAGCCAGCAAAAAGCGCAAGAGCTCAAGTTTGGGTGATGTATCTGCTTGTATCGCGCCGTCAGCCTCACTGTCGACTGCATGGATCAGGGGCGTCCATCCACCGTACTCGCGCACATTCACGTCACCGCCATGGCGCATCAGCAGGGTCAAGCCTGGTTGCCACAGCTGCTCGACGGCCGTACTCATCGCTGGGCGTTCGGAACCATCAACACAGTGGTTTGGATCAGCCCCGGCCTCAAGCAGTTGAGTAGTGACTTCAAGATTCCGATCGTA
The Deinococcus sp. KNUC1210 genome window above contains:
- a CDS encoding ankyrin repeat domain-containing protein, encoding MYDRNLEVTTQLLEAGADPNHCVDGSERPAMSTAVEQLWQPGLTLLMRHGGDVNVREYGGWTPLIHAVDSEADGAIQADTSPKLELLRFLLAHGADPELRDDQGKSAADLAQTYGWTEAVRLLTERL